The following nucleotide sequence is from Synchiropus splendidus isolate RoL2022-P1 chromosome 1, RoL_Sspl_1.0, whole genome shotgun sequence.
AGCTAGCACAGCGTGTTAGCCTTTCCTTGCTTCACATCTGtgattcaaatatttatgtGGGGGTGTTTGGACTATATTAATACTCCAGTGTATCCAAGTATAATCTCACATCTTCATGTGTCTCCAATATGTTGTGTGAATAGAAAACTGGCTGTAATAAACAAGCACAAAGGCGTCAGCTGTATTTTATAGAGCAAATGGGTGCCTGCTAATGTAGCAGTAAGAATGTCCTTTCAGGTCACTAGGGTTATCGTGCGTATGCAAAGAGGGCACATCACTTTTGGCCAAGCAGGTCTGAAGTCTGTCCTGTTTTAAGAGGATGTGGCACTTCCAAATTCAGTACTATTAGTTACTATGGCTGTTCTGTTCGGCCGTCACAGTGATCATTGCACGTGGTCCCAGGCAGAAGTCAAAGGTCAGGTGATGTCATGGTCAGCCCACATCATGTGACCATGTCCACTGCCACAGCTGTCTGAAACATCACCCAGATCTGTTGTCTTTTCTTGAAACTGACCCCTGCAGGCGGAACTAAAAGCTTTCTCAATTGGAACAAAATGGTTGCAGGTGGATTACAGCGAGCACACACTAGGGGGCGTTCTGCCTCTCACTCGCTGTCATCTTTAGTTGCAACTCGTTgctatatatttatacatgaaaTGCAAGTGAAAAAGCCTATCCGTACAAATACTCACCACCTAGTCACACTGGGTTCTTCAGGTGTGCAAATGTTTAGACATGTTTTTCAACCGATAACTACGTTGATGTGTTCTTTCTTCATTCTTGTCCTCTCCTCTCATTATATTCTTGCCAAAGTTTCCACCTCCACATGCTGGTCTGACGTCATGTAAATAAAGTTTGTAATCTTTTTGGCATAAATTAAGGGAGCGGAATTATGTCAGTATagagaaatgtatttatttcaattcaaatttctcttgtgtttattttttattagatGACCGATTTAGTTCATTTGCATGTTGATTTATTtccctcatttattttcattttcagcacaTTGTGAGTCtgtgtatttctatttttaaaaaaaccaaacaaaaagaaTCAGAAGGAGCAGGTGGAACTAGTTTCCATGAATGGAATGAACCCAGCAGGTTAATGGCAGTAATGTTTTGATACACTGTACTGTTAACAGCCACAGATATGCTTTTctaacattttaacatttatgaTTACCAATACTTTGTACATCTTTATTGCAATAAAGAAATCAATGAAATCACCTCCATCACGCCTCCAAGACTGTTAACTGTCGGGCTCGGGCTCAATGATGTGGGGAGTCAGATGCGAGTTGCTGGCGTCATCATCACACTTGAACTCTCTGTCTGAACTCCAGGGTGCCCATCCACTCTGGTGTTCCTCAGGAGATGATTGCCAGCCAAGTCTTATTAATCCCTTATGTAAAAGATGTTTGCGTCATCACGTCGCTTTTATGTCCTTGCACTGCTGTTCTCATGACACACAGCCCTGCAGTCCAAGTGTACACAAAGCCCTACTGCAGTCTTAATAGACTGAGTAACAAGTGCGAAATCGGTGCCTTTTGTGTCCGTTTCATGGACTCCGACAGCCACTATTGCGAGGACCCGTGTTTTTGTTCTCCCCTCACCCCCACTCATTTGAATGTAAGAGTGCAATTTCTTAAGTAAACATTATGAGTCATGACTGTTGCTTAGTTTGTGACCCACCCCGTAACACTGCTGCATTACATGGTTGTTACAAAGACACTCTCTAAGTGACCCCAGAGTCCGCAGATGAAATCATTCAGATCCTAGTAGAAGCCAAGGTTTCATGCTGGTTTCAAggttttattctatttaatGTGCTTTGTTTGCTCTTATTGGTCTGTTAGGCTGATCCTAAAAAACATCCCCTGGGTTGAAATAAAATCACTTTTAGAAGGGATTAATGCCTGATGTGGCCAACTATTTTTTGCAAGTGGCATTATATCTCTGAAAGAATTCATAAGATGATTCTACACATAATATATCTTAATAGGCTCAATGTAGCTCAGTGACCCAAATATCTCAAACCTAGGGTGCTCTGCCGACGGCATTTGAGAGCCTTCGCTCATTTGAATCAGGCCTGAAAAccatttttgctttgttttcagcagtttttttaaccattgtttttgtttaataaaacaaatcacTCTCCTGGGAACTGACTCAGACTGAAGCGAGAGAGGAGTCAGCGACGGAGACCTTCACTCTGGAAGAGATCCTCCAGGAAAGGTGTCGCCAGTGACAGATGGAGGAGACTGTGGAGGTGTCTGGCGTGGCTCTCTGGTTCAGTGCAAGCGCTGTGACTGGGGAAGCATCAGACAACATAACAGATGGATGAGTGATGGTGAGATCGTGCGATCTCCTGAAGGGAAATCACAGGGAGGCGGGTTGGTTGAAGACAGTCCTGTCCTCATCTCATGGAGATTTTGGGCAGCACTGTTGTTCTTGCTTCTCAGGCCTTTGCCTGGAATGGAGAAGAATCTGGATCTCCGGGTTCTGTCAGTGAGAGCGAAGGGGGTTTATGCATGAGCTGGGTCAAAGAATCGCCTGAGGGAATTCACTTCCCCTGAGCCTGAAGGTCAAGCCTTCTATTTTTTAACTGCTCACACCCATAAAGGTCATGACTAAAAGGACAAGAGCAGGGTCAATACAAAAAGTCAAGTGAACAGCTGGTTTCTGACTCTTTGACTCCTCTGTTTGTGTGACAAAAGCAATCCGAAGCAAGACAGTTGTCAGAAGTCCTCAGTTTTCAGTCTGTCCTTTGAAGGACCAGGACTGGCACGATGATGACCACCAGAaccgcacacacagacacgcacaccaAAGTCAGAAGCTTGCATagttttttcctcctctgttcTGCTTCTGTCTTCTTCAGCAATGAGTCAAAGCCAGGGGTGTACAGGTCCTCCAGCCAGAAGTCCAGATCTCTAGCCGTCTTCTCGTCCTCCTGCGTGGACAGGGAGTTGCAACACTCATCTTAGATGGGTTCCTCACCGCACAACTATGTTACTCTACCTTCAAATACTCCTCCAGGTTCCCATGAACTGTTTGCGTGTCATACTCCTTCACAGTCCAGGAGGGTTTGGTCTTCTCCTGCTCCCCCATGTCCACACTCCTGATGTCCATGTAGAGAGGGTTGCGCTTGACGTTGCACTTGAGTGTGACGGGAGTGATGTGCTTCTCCAGATATCGGTCCTCAAACTGCACTGGAGCCGCCCCGGGTGATGAAGGCGGGCTGTTTTGGTTCCTCACTCTTCGACCTCTCtacaaaaaaaatggtgatTTTGTGACACCCACTCTTCCTTTCGTCATCATTTTAAGACTTTTTTTGGCTTCCAATGCACTGACAGATCTGTGGGTCAATAGTTACGTGATGAGGCTCACGCATTCACCCACCTATCTCTCTACCTAACAAGTCAGGGGCAGCATTTCCACTACCAGATTTTACGGGGGACTGTCATAGTTTATGTCCTAGAACTACGTGAAGACATAATCTCTTcagtctgccctgcaccttcaccttcagTGTATGGAGATGCAGAATTGGGTTCTCTACCTCAAAAGTTTCCCTCGATGAGCTCATGTCTAGAGAGACCAGCCGCAAACCTTATTTGGGCGTTTGGTAACCAGGATCTGGTGCTATCATTGACCACCCAGTGCTCTACAGTGATCTATTATTCTGTATTATATTATCGCAGATTACAGTGCTGTTGTGTCGTGTtcatcataaatattttttgtcaagCATTAACAATTGTAATCTCACACAGCATTTCAGAGTATCCTGTGAAGTGATATGAACTGTTGCTCTGCTAGTTCCGCCCACCTGAGAGTAGACCCGGTTGTGCCAGTGTCTGTGACTCGACATGGCCGCTCCCACTTGGAACATCCCGTGTGTGGCCGGCAGCATCCCCACAtccagctggaggaacttctccggcctgttgttgttgggcagcgCGGAAATGTCCATGTGAGCTCCATGCAGGCGGACGCCTCACCTGCTGAAGGAGATCCTGCGCCGGTCTCTCACACTCACGCTTGCTTATTATTGATGAGGAGCAGGATATTTGGGAGCCGGTATCACTTACAGGTGAGTGTAACCAAACCTGACCATTAAAAGGTCGACGGGGTAGACGGAAGGTGAAGCGAGGTTTATGTAGGAGGGTTTGTGTATTCTTGGACAGCTTTTATTGACAGAGTACAGTATTGACCATTCAAATAATATTCAATAGAAAAATACTCATGAGACTATTGATCGCTTCACAAACAAACCTCTTATTTGTGATGCCTTTCAATGTTCCCTATTTAGACCTctaactttttcttttcttgctgactaaaatgacaaagaatAGTCCTTTGATCTTCTGCCTGTCCCAGCAGGGAGGGGTCACAGGTGGCTGAAGTCACATGTGATGAGCCGTGGTGCCAAGTTACTGGGAGCACATCATTATAATGTCCATTGTCCTGTTCTAAAAATCACTTCCACCATTTATACTACAAGTCCCAAAGTGCACTGCAACTGTTAAAGGTCTAACAACAGTAAACtgtagttgtatttttttttaattaattatgtAATTTTCTgactgatatttatttttgatatgataatataataatacaatatttgttttaaacGTGGTATAAAGTGTTGGTACCCCTCTGCTGTCCGAAAAACCCTGTATgatcagtaaaataaataaaatattaatattaataaagtaataaataaaatgcattaaaatgaacCGGAGAAAATCTGACAATGCTTTTGAATTGTGtttcagcaaaataaaatgaaacacaatgggTGGGGATAAATTgacaaattaaaattaaacaacCTAAAACTCACCCATAACAACATATATTATAACGCACAGATATTTTAGGCAATAACTGCAATCCACCAATTGTTGTCAGTCAGCAAGGCTTCAGTAAATGCCTCAGTTCAGGAGCAACTTGCTCCAGTTGTCTGATTCATATTCTACTTTTGACCCTTGAATGTTACTATTATTATGACTATAATGTGGTTGGAGTTTAATGTTGCGTCTTTGTGACGGTGGTGGCGATAGTCGTACTAGATGTTGTAGTAGCTTGTAGTAGACAGATGAATTCTACAATGACTAAATGTGAGTAATTACTTCAACATGTCTCTGTGGTGAAGGTCGTTGTTCTTCCAGTCAACTGAGTAACTGTTAGGCTCATGTCACACACATGGAGGTGAAGCCCCGCAGATGATGCTGTCATGTCaggggggagaggagggagcgtgtgggagtggtgtggagagagagaggtagagTGCGCGAGGGAGATGGAGAGAAACCACGGtgatgagggagagagagagagagaggggagggagggtaGTGGCTGCAGCAGGATGGATGCGGATGTTGCAGCAGGGTTGCGCAGCAATCCACCAACGGCGTAACgtaagagggaggaggaagaggaggaggaagaggaggagtgaaAAAAACGCGACAGCCTGACCAATAAGGCGGATATTGCGCTTCTTGCACATGTCCGATGTCGTCATTGGGAAACCACCATCTCTGTGCCTCCATCACCTCCCTGCGCGGCAGACATGGAGCGCGGGCGGAGAGTCCGGACTGATGCGGTAAGACGCGCAGCTCGCATCCGCGCCTCGGCGCTCTCTGTTCGGCGCGTCGGCGCCTCCACGTTCGCTCTCTCCGCGAGCTCGCTGCTGATCTGTGATGTAGTAGTgtggaggcgtgtgtgtgtgtgtgtgtgtgtgtgtgtgagtgaggaggaTCTCCTGTGCCGGCAGATGTTGGATGCTCCCTCGCTGACACTGACATCAGCCTCGGCAGGTGGAGGCTCCGGCACATGCGCCCTCAGGTTTGCAACCTCAGCTCCTCACTGCGACGCCGCTCGGACTTCATGCGTCCTTCTGAGCCTCAAGTTCACGTCCTGTTGGAGAGCAGGCCCCCAGGGCTCCACCGGTGCTCGGGTGCATCGGGTAGGATGGGCTGTGCTGCACATGGAGGCATGCGCCAGTGGAGGGATCAATGTTGGGAGTAATGGATACATGAATGGATGCATGTGTGGCTGGAGGACTTGCTGCTGGGTTGGACAGATGAGCACATGAATGTGAGGATTAATGGACacgtatggatggatggacgtctGAAAATATAGATGGGTGCACAGCAATATTGCATGATATAGTGGCGGACTGGAGTGATGGTTTAATGCAGGAGAACGTATGGATGGACAGGAATATTGGTGAATGTGGGTGGGAAAGAGTCCGGCTATACATGGAATCAAAGATGTCTGTAAAGACGGGTCAATCAGTTACAAGGGTCCAACACATGGAGAGACATAAACATGGATGCATGTGTAGTTTAGGACCAGGGGAGGGTGACCTCTGGGGAAGCCAGACATTACAGTTGCATAGAGAGATGTGCATGTGCAGACGGAGGGAGACATGGATGAACTGAGAGACTCTTATGAGGTGGAAGACCATATGAATGTGTCTTCTCATGAATCAGCAGTTTTCCTCCCAGTCAAGCCCAACAGTTCTGATTTTTGAGGGTTAACTGTGAGgtgtatatacagtatgaaTGGACTGATGCTCTGGATCCAGGGAGATAAGATCAGCGGCTGCTTGTGTCTGTGCTCTGGAGGAAGAGTTCCAGACTCCAGAGTTTGGAAACTGTGATGACGAGAGTCTTGACTCCTCGTAGAAATCCAGACTTGAAGAGCTGCCCCTGGTGTCTGCCCTTCAGTGGGTGGCTGATTTCTGCGTGAAGAGTTCTGCTGGGCCGGTGGCTCTCATCTGCTCTGGCTTCATTTGAATAGTTGAATGTTAACAGCCAGCTC
It contains:
- the LOC128752684 gene encoding major intrinsically disordered NOTCH2-binding receptor 1-like → MDISALPNNNRPEKFLQLDVGMLPATHGMFQVGAAMSSHRHWHNRVYSQRDRNQNSPPSSPGAAPVQFEDRYLEKHITPVTLKCNVKRNPLYMDIRSVDMGEQEKTKPSWTVKEYDTQTVHGNLEEYLKEDEKTARDLDFWLEDLYTPGFDSLLKKTEAEQRRKKLCKLLTLVCVSVCAVLVVIIVPVLVLQRTD